A part of Synechococcus sp. KORDI-49 genomic DNA contains:
- the dapB gene encoding 4-hydroxy-tetrahydrodipicolinate reductase → MTALIPVVVAGALGRMGAEVIRAVQGAEDCTLVGAIDNTPGKEGCDVGLELGLGELEVAVTADFEGCLCAVSQSVRAAEAGAVLVDFTHPSVVYDHTRASIAYGVHPVIGTTGLSPQQLDDLTQFSAKASIGGAVIPNFSVGMVLLQQAAAAAARFYDHAELTELHHNRKADAPSGTCIKTAELMEELGKSFNPPEVDEHESLEGSRGGRRDSGLRLHSLRLPGLVAHQEVMFGAPGETYTLRHDTIDRSAYMPGVLLTVRRVRSLESLVYGLERLI, encoded by the coding sequence ATGACCGCCCTGATTCCCGTTGTCGTGGCCGGTGCCCTCGGACGCATGGGGGCCGAGGTGATCAGAGCCGTGCAAGGAGCCGAGGACTGCACCCTGGTGGGAGCGATCGACAACACTCCAGGGAAGGAAGGCTGTGACGTGGGTCTGGAACTCGGCCTCGGTGAGCTGGAGGTGGCGGTCACCGCCGACTTCGAGGGATGCCTCTGCGCCGTGAGTCAGTCGGTGCGGGCGGCCGAGGCCGGTGCCGTGCTGGTGGATTTCACCCATCCCTCGGTGGTGTACGACCACACGCGTGCATCGATCGCCTACGGCGTTCACCCGGTGATCGGCACCACAGGGTTGTCCCCGCAGCAGCTGGATGATCTGACCCAGTTCTCCGCGAAGGCCTCGATCGGCGGGGCGGTGATTCCCAACTTCTCGGTGGGCATGGTGCTCCTGCAGCAGGCGGCCGCTGCAGCCGCACGCTTCTACGACCACGCGGAACTCACGGAACTGCACCACAACCGCAAGGCCGATGCTCCCAGCGGCACCTGCATCAAGACCGCTGAACTGATGGAGGAGCTGGGCAAAAGCTTCAATCCACCGGAGGTGGATGAGCACGAATCACTGGAGGGATCCCGCGGCGGTCGGCGCGACAGTGGCCTGAGACTCCACTCGCTGCGTCTTCCCGGGCTCGTGGCCCATCAGGAGGTGATGTTCGGCGCACCGGGTGAGACTTACACCCTGCGTCACGACACCATCGATCGCTCCGCCTACATGCCGGGAGTGCTGCTGACGGTTCGCAGGGTGCGCTCTCTCGAGAGCCTGGTCTACGGCCTCGAACGACTGATCTGA
- a CDS encoding high light inducible protein codes for MAQTPSAPVIRGATVTTEDGGRLNAFASEPRMEVVEAERGWGFHERAEKLNGRMAMLGFIALLATEIALGGEAFTHGLLGLG; via the coding sequence ATGGCTCAGACCCCTTCCGCTCCCGTCATCCGCGGCGCCACCGTCACCACCGAAGACGGCGGTCGCCTGAATGCCTTCGCCTCCGAGCCCCGCATGGAAGTGGTGGAAGCAGAGCGTGGCTGGGGTTTTCACGAGCGTGCCGAGAAGCTGAACGGCCGCATGGCCATGCTGGGCTTCATCGCCCTTCTCGCCACCGAGATCGCCCTGGGCGGAGAAGCCTTCACCCACGGTCTGCTGGGTCTGGGCTGA
- a CDS encoding FAD-dependent monooxygenase produces MVASPPDTSPSIHVRGAGPTGSLLALALAHQGQSVLLEDPLTAPELQSRSRAYAITHSSRRLLQRLDLWTSLGDVLVPFTRLDLRDAGSGGRVLFGQQDLRRRNRRHQAIGWILDHRPLMRLLLARLEKSPHVTLGLGRDQDQMTREPAAFVVAADGPSSPTRQSWGIDVVQHRYRQGCLTAKVVLRGVEPGGAYELFRPEGPLAVLPMADGSYQVVWSAPMQHCLDRADLADGAFLDALATVLPEGVEPDLLLDRPAAFPQTWMLARSLRHGPAVLVGEAGHRCHPVGGQGLNLCWRDVETLTDLVASQGIGPRTAARYSRRRWPDLLMVGLATDALVRLFSNRHPLLVAFRQLLLPCLALSSPLRRLCLSAMTDGPLRVGRPLPD; encoded by the coding sequence ATGGTCGCCTCACCCCCGGACACATCACCGTCCATTCATGTTCGAGGAGCCGGTCCCACAGGATCTCTCCTCGCTCTGGCTCTGGCCCATCAAGGCCAGAGCGTCTTGCTTGAAGACCCCCTCACGGCCCCGGAGCTGCAGAGTCGCAGCCGGGCCTATGCCATCACCCACTCCAGTCGGCGGCTACTTCAGCGCCTGGACCTCTGGACATCCCTGGGCGATGTTCTCGTTCCCTTCACCCGGCTGGACCTGCGCGATGCGGGAAGCGGTGGTCGTGTGCTGTTCGGCCAGCAGGATCTGCGCCGCAGGAACCGTCGTCACCAGGCCATCGGCTGGATCCTCGACCACCGTCCGCTGATGCGGCTGCTTCTGGCCAGGCTGGAGAAGTCGCCCCATGTGACCCTTGGTCTGGGCCGAGATCAGGATCAAATGACCAGGGAGCCAGCTGCGTTCGTCGTCGCAGCGGATGGTCCGTCGTCTCCCACCAGACAGTCCTGGGGCATCGACGTGGTTCAGCACCGTTACCGGCAGGGCTGCCTGACGGCGAAGGTGGTTCTGCGCGGTGTCGAACCCGGTGGGGCCTACGAGCTGTTCCGACCGGAAGGCCCCCTGGCGGTGCTTCCCATGGCCGATGGCTCCTATCAGGTGGTTTGGAGTGCTCCGATGCAGCACTGCCTCGACCGCGCAGACCTGGCCGATGGAGCGTTCCTCGATGCCCTGGCCACGGTTCTGCCGGAAGGAGTGGAACCGGATCTGCTCCTTGACCGACCGGCCGCCTTCCCCCAGACCTGGATGCTGGCCCGGAGCCTCCGTCACGGCCCGGCCGTTCTCGTGGGAGAGGCCGGTCACCGCTGCCATCCGGTGGGGGGGCAGGGCCTGAATCTCTGCTGGCGCGATGTCGAGACGCTGACGGACCTTGTGGCCAGCCAAGGCATCGGCCCACGCACCGCCGCCCGTTACAGCCGTCGACGCTGGCCGGATCTGCTGATGGTGGGACTGGCCACGGATGCTCTCGTGCGGCTATTCTCGAACCGTCACCCCCTGCTGGTGGCCTTCCGGCAGCTGCTTCTGCCCTGCCTGGCCCTCAGCTCCCCACTTCGGCGCCTCTGCCTCAGTGCCATGACCGATGGCCCGCTGCGGGTTGGACGCCCCCTGCCAGACTGA
- a CDS encoding DUF2949 domain-containing protein, which yields MVVCSHPQPLPSEALLHFLQRRLGLSDNALNLGLRQAELEQAPLPIVLWSFGLLSLEQFQQVLDWENTQE from the coding sequence ATGGTTGTCTGCAGTCACCCTCAGCCGCTTCCATCGGAGGCGCTGCTCCACTTTCTGCAGCGCCGGCTCGGGCTGAGTGACAACGCCCTGAATCTCGGCCTGCGCCAGGCCGAACTGGAGCAGGCACCGTTGCCGATCGTGCTCTGGAGCTTCGGTCTGCTCAGCCTCGAGCAGTTTCAGCAGGTGCTCGATTGGGAGAACACTCAGGAATAG
- a CDS encoding adenine phosphoribosyltransferase: MAAMMPGVMPLRHQALDLQPFIRSIPDFPKPGILFRDINPLLSSPQATAEMLRRLGEVCDTLRPDLIVGIEARGFIIGAPLAQRQSLGFVPVRKPGKLPGGVIGIDYSLEYGSDRLEIQEDALNGKPRVLVVDDLLATGGTASAAGALVDKAGGTLCGFAFVIELDGLGGRAALPQGLPVEALLVYS; this comes from the coding sequence ATGGCTGCGATGATGCCAGGGGTTATGCCTCTGCGTCATCAGGCTTTGGATCTTCAGCCTTTCATTCGATCAATCCCTGATTTTCCCAAGCCAGGCATTCTGTTCAGGGACATCAATCCCCTGCTGAGCTCCCCCCAGGCCACGGCTGAAATGCTTCGCCGTCTCGGAGAGGTCTGCGACACCCTGCGTCCCGATCTGATCGTGGGAATCGAGGCCCGGGGGTTCATCATCGGTGCCCCGCTGGCTCAGCGTCAGTCCCTCGGGTTCGTGCCTGTGCGCAAACCGGGAAAACTTCCGGGCGGGGTGATCGGCATCGATTACAGCCTCGAATACGGCAGCGATCGCCTGGAGATTCAGGAGGACGCCCTCAACGGCAAGCCGAGGGTGCTGGTGGTGGATGATCTGCTGGCCACCGGTGGCACGGCATCGGCGGCAGGTGCCCTGGTGGACAAGGCCGGTGGCACGCTCTGCGGTTTCGCCTTCGTGATCGAGCTCGATGGACTCGGTGGTCGCGCGGCCCTGCCGCAGGGGCTGCCTGTGGAAGCCCTGCTCGTCTATTCCTGA